In Kazachstania africana CBS 2517 chromosome 4, complete genome, the following are encoded in one genomic region:
- the TOS4 gene encoding Tos4p (similar to Saccharomyces cerevisiae PLM2 (YDR501W) and TOS4 (YLR183C); ancestral locus Anc_1.61), which translates to MSSYLPPSSPVRGSTYAPSHDYEKKDVSHACNKTYHQTFKDKNSHRDKYPSPFPSSSIGHSSSPIKETIDPDSSFEVESDQNEKDSLKVFSTPIPVEIDTNSRSSLLLGRKRGLCDVLLPPMKTISRKHAIISYIPEKNQVRIECLGINSMIISLPRMLQGHLIKLVPNIDVYELAGTETIRMLEQNRPVQYATKPLVKDCNLTRFCLEKGESIIMPFMNNTTVDFRQAIAILTRKEAESSLEIGNHYDSDSDLNSSEDSLDNFIDNSEEDPLKNSSAFERASSFRKDEIPSIVKSHIPTAPKVLKTIQTHTIPQPIHTPESSFAIREPSTPTKKQPMAAITASVPHSHVKSFRKQNSATPTQSKHNTKRKLTTQEPDEQSVVKKESKKQKKLSEEEILEILKGRNVDIAELQRVLANHLAFANVQQTPLSQLMDVNSTIKNLSKEELRAVLAEEPCIGIIYRQGKDAAGKPLDEEYFYDLEKDTDEERRGTVTLMKGGRTGLRSCRRTHKQYFWKKPARK; encoded by the coding sequence ATGAGTAGCTATTTACCACCATCTTCACCGGTCAGGGGCTCGACTTATGCCCCCTCACACGATTATGAGAAGAAAGATGTATCTCATGCGTGTAATAAAACATACCATCAAACTTTCAAGGATAAAAACTCGCATAGAGATAAGTATCCCAGTCCATTTCCATCTTCCAGCATTGGCCATTCATCATCTCCAATTAAAGAGACCATAGATCCTGATTCTTCGTTCGAAGTAGAAAGTGaccaaaatgaaaaagattctttgaaagtcTTTTCTACACCTATCCCCGTAGAAATTGATACCAACAGCAGGTCTTCGCTATTATTAGGTCGTAAGCGTGGTTTATGCGATGTCCTGTTACCACCAATGAAGACAATATCACGGAAACATGCTATTATCTCATACATTCCCGAAAAGAATCAAGTAAGAATTGAGTGCCTGGGTATCAACAGTATGATTATTTCTTTACCAAGGATGTTACAGGGTCATTTGATTAAACTTGTCCCAAATATTGACGTTTACGAATTGGCTGGGACTGAAACAATTAGAATGTTGGAACAGAATAGACCTGTACAGTATGCTACCAAGCCATTGGTCAAAGATTGCAATCTTACTAGGTTTTGCCTTGAAAAAGGTGAAAGTATTATTATGCCATTTATGAATAATACTACTGTTGACTTTAGACAAGCTATAGCCATCCTAACAAGGAAAGAAGCAGAATCTTCCTTGGAAATTGGGAACCATTATGATTCCGACTCTGATCTCAATTCCTCAGAAGATAGTCTGgacaattttattgataatagTGAAGAGGATCCATTGAAGAACAGTTCTGCTTTTGAAAGAGCTTCTTCGTTcagaaaagatgaaatacCTTCAATTGTAAAGTCCCATATACCAACTGCACCAAAAGTATTGAAAACTATACAAACCCATACGATCCCACAACCTATACATACCCCAGAATCTTCATTTGCTATCAGAGAACCAAGCACACCAACCAAGAAGCAACCAATGGCAGCAATTACAGCTTCGGTACCTCATTCTCATGTAAAGTCATTCAGAAAACAGAATAGTGCAACTCCAACTCAATCAAAACATAATACAAAACGTAAGTTAACAACACAGGAACCTGACGAACAAAGTGTAGTTAAGAAGGAATCtaaaaagcaaaagaaaCTATCAGAGGAGGAAATTCTGGAAATTCTAAAGGGGAGAAATGTAGATATAGCAGAATTGCAACGTGTCTTGGCCAATCATTTAGCTTTTGCAAATGTTCAACAAACTCCACTATCCCAACTAATGGACGTCAATTCTacaatcaaaaatttatccAAAGAGGAATTACGTGCTGTTTTGGCTGAAGAACCTTGTATTGGCATAATTTACCGTCAAGGAAAAGATGCTGCAGGTAAACCTCTCGATGAAGAGTACTTTTACGATTTGGAAAAAGATACCGACGAAGAAAGAAGAGGAACAGTAACGTTAATGAAAGGTGGAAGAACTGGTTTAAGATCATGCAGAAGAACTCATAAGCAATATTTCTGGAAAAAACCAGCTagaaaatag
- the VTA1 gene encoding Vta1p (similar to Saccharomyces cerevisiae VTA1 (YLR181C); ancestral locus Anc_1.59) has translation MMKPGVKRVISTANDFDVTGLGIVGYYLKLYAVEQIIAEEDKSKELTEIATNLLDAIESYKGSVLSSEDEGATALKVLLHDENKAKMYVLNLAMQVYNNKLKQISSGPWDINLRRSLWCCIDLFQCVLHLWIKQLSDKEQASINKSIKYCKIYVTKLMKGEIGGTADSGSAKTLDVSDFTDAKHAYSDEQEDVTKDEEKSASEGEEIKEEEEEEEEEEEVREQVKEEKIQDDQDDDTELYEMMNKLKAIKPDDSPSRSLISLPNPPSDREETMETEQIVEIPDFVDSDNEIKPAYSKENLHEIMEKSTKIEQVQKHSRYAISALNYEDIKTAKNELVKALELLNSIK, from the coding sequence ATGATGAAGCCAGGTGTCAAGAGGGTCATATCGACGGCGAACGACTTTGATGTTACTGGACTTGGGATAGTTGGTTACTATTTGAAGTTATATGCAGTGGAGCAAATTATAGCGGAAGAAGATAAATCTAAGGAATTGACTGAGATAGCTACGAATTTGCTCGACGCTATTGAGAGTTACAAAGGTTCTGTACTGTCGAGTGAGGACGAAGGTGCGACGGCTTTGAAAGTGCTGCTacatgatgaaaataaggCGAAAATGTACGTTTTAAACCTTGCAATGCAAgtttataataataaattaaaacaAATATCTTCAGGGCCGTGGGATATAAATTTGAGACGTTCGCTATGGTGTTGCattgatctttttcaatgtgTTTTACATCTTTGGATCAAACAATTGAGCGATAAAGAGCAAGCCTCGATAAATAAATCGATCAAGTATTGCAAAATTTATGTCACTAAACTGATGAAAGGTGAGATTGGTGGAACTGCAGATTCTGGGTCTGCCAAAACACTGGACGTTTCAGATTTTACAGATGCTAAGCATGCATATAGTGATGAACAGGAGGATGTGACGAAAgacgaagaaaaaagtgCTTCAGAGGGGGAGGAAAtaaaagaggaagaagaagaagaagaagaggaagaagaggtcAGGGAGCAAGtaaaagaagagaagatACAAGATGATCAGGATGATGATACTGAACTCTACGAGATGATGAACAAATTAAAGGCAATAAAACCGGATGATTCGCCATCGAGGAGTTTGATATCATTACCAAATCCACCTAGTGATAGAGAAGAAACAATGGAAACCGAACAAATTGTGGAAATTCCAGATTTTGTTGAttcagataatgaaataaaacCGGCATACTCAAAAGAGAACCTTCACGAAATTATGGAAAAATCAACCAAGATTGAGCAAGTTCAGAAACATTCTAGATACGCAATTAGTGCATTAAACTACGAAGACATTAAAACGGCGAAGAATGAATTGGTTAAAGCATTAGAACTATTAAATTCTATAAAATAA
- the SWI6 gene encoding transcriptional regulator SWI6 (similar to Saccharomyces cerevisiae SWI6 (YLR182W); ancestral locus Anc_1.60) yields the protein MPITEVTSYIFSNDTDVTCPLTLRKNDETGYFQLNSFLPLLKQLHENKTTDSINTDQLIEDTNTVGAISAELQDLLLSKYGVLVDTDSDGNKWITQDKAFQLLDMFSILHLFKDKFDTKKRTSNDQNTLGSPLKRFKNNNHTISVFDHDLSTVTEPIQIMDTLEATTAPGNDERVKLEVFLQKLLFPNVETSDGNDNKINNDGLPQPSFETTLQEVNMAYPHVALNLDIPVDEHNNTPLHWLTSIANIDLIKQLVKIGANRLIGDNQGESSLVKSVKSVNNYDSGTFEELLDYLYPCIILKDRLDRTILHHIVITSGMNGCSAAAKYYLDILMGWIVKKQNRPIDGNSMDPILKNIDLKWIILNMLNYQDSNGDTCLNIAARLGNVAIVDALLDYGADPYIANKSGLRPTDFGAGTSKLQQKLNNNIDNNISMTSSINDEQNTNQEANVDDDELDGKLDNLMKKPDTMTLIDDIKSLLATVSQDYDTEVQQHNEKLKSLRKELSSKRLELNESRKQLTYVKNLRDEYNLLKEQLSNLESGIAEEENNFKQESEKLGISSDETTGIDWDSSEFDADEPFKIDFVYDFLENKVSNEYDGDIDKLLLKESIDSLASQIRSSVEPSNGDSKETIAVDNRGAEDDIASNRSKLEAMLPPTVLLRARINAYKKNDEHLQNMLGEIKDKQSNLENKFRRVLSLCLKIDEEKVDDMLDGLLQAISSEDPQDIDTDEMQDFLRKHAV from the coding sequence ATGCCTATCACTGAAGTGACTAGCTATATATTTAGCAACGATACAGACGTCACATGTCCTTTGACGTTGAGAAAAAATGACGAGACAGGGTATTTCCAGTTGAATTCATTCTTACCTTTACTGAAACAGTTGCACGAAAATAAAACTACTGACTCTATCAATACTGATCAGCTTATTGAAGACACTAATACTGTAGGTGCTATTTCTGCTGAATTGCAGGATTTGCTGTTGTCTAAGTATGGTGTGCTCGTTGATACGGATTCTGATGGCAATAAGTGGATTACCCAGGATAAAGCGTTTCAACTTTTAGATATGTTCAGTATTTTAcatcttttcaaagataaatttgatactAAGAAGAGGACCAGTAATGATCAAAACACTTTGGGTTCACCTTTAAAGAGATTCAAAAACAATAACCATACCATCTCTGTCTTTGACCACGACCTATCAACTGTAACCGAACCTATTCAAATTATGGATACTCTAGAAGCCACAACTGCTCCAGGTAACGACGAAAGAGTGAAATTGGAGGTgtttttgcaaaaattattatttccCAACGTGGAGACAAGTGACGGTAACGATAATAAGATTAATAACGATGGTCTTCCACAACCATCTTTTGAAACCACACTCCAAGAGGTCAACATGGCGTATCCTCATGTGGCATTAAACTTAGATATACCGGTAGATGAGCACAATAACACTCCATTACATTGGTTGACTTCCATAGCAAACATTGATTTAATAAAACAATTGGTGAAAATTGGTGCAAATAGGTTAATCGGCGATAATCAAGGTGAATCATCCCTGGTAAAATCAGTTAAATCAGTTAATAACTATGATTCAGGTACCTTCGAAGAATTATTGGATTATTTATATCCTTGCATCATTTTAAAGGATAGGTTGGATAGAACCATTTTACACCATATAGTCATCACATCCGGTATGAATGGTTGCTCAGCGGCAGCCAAATATTATCTAGACATACTGATGGGTTGGATTGTGAAAAAGCAAAATAGACCAATTGATGGTAATAGCATGGACcccattttgaaaaatattgatttgaaatggATTATTTTAAATATGCTAAATTATCAGGATTCGAACGGAGATACATGTTTAAATATCGCTGCTAGATTAGGAAACGTTGCTATTGTCGATGCCTTGTTGGATTATGGTGCAGATCCTTATATTGCTAACAAATCTGGTTTGCGTCCTACAGATTTTGGCGCTGGTACTTCAAAACTGCAGCAAAAGTTAAATAACAATATCGACAATAATATTTCTATGACAAGTAGTATAAATGATGAACAAAACACCAATCAAGAGGCTAATGTGGATGATGATGAACTCGATGGAAAATTAGATaatttaatgaagaagCCGGACACTATGACTTTGATTGATGATATAAAATCGCTGCTAGCAACGGTGTCTCAAGATTATGATACAGAAGTTCAACAGCACAATGAAAAGTTAAAAAGTTTGCGTAAAGAGCTATCATCAAAACGTCTAGAACTGAACGAATCGAGAAAACAGTTGACTTATGTCAAAAACTTACGAGATGAATAcaatttgttgaaagaaCAATTATCCAACTTAGAAAGCGGAATTGCtgaggaagaaaataattttaaacAAGAAAGCGAAAAACTAGGTATCTCTTCAGATGAAACTACTGGTATAGATTGGGATTCAAGTGAATTTGACGCTGATGAGCCATTCAAGATTGACTTTGTTTATGACTTCCTAGAAAATAAAGTGTCCAATGAATACGATGGTGATATCGACAAATTACTTTTAAAGGAGTCTATTGACTCGCTTGCAAGTCAGATACGATCCTCCGTTGAACCAAGCAATGGCGATTCAAAGGAAACTATTGCTGTGGATAATAGAGGCGcagaagatgatattgCAAGTAATAGAAGCAAATTGGAAGCAATGCTTCCACCTACCGTACTACTGAGAGCAAGAATTAATGcctacaaaaaaaatgacgagcatttacaaaatatgcTTGGTGAAATAAAGGATAAGCAGTCAAATCTAgaaaacaaatttagaagagTGTTATCATTATGTCTTAAGATTGACGAAGAAAAGGTAGATGATATGTTGGATGGTTTATTGCAGGCAATCTCTTCGGAAGATCCACAAGACATCGATACAGATGAAATGCAAGATTTTTTAAGAAAGCACGCCGTTTAA
- the RPL37A gene encoding 60S ribosomal protein eL37 (similar to Saccharomyces cerevisiae RPL37B (YDR500C) and RPL37A (YLR185W); ancestral locus Anc_1.62): MGKGTPSFGKRHNKSHTLCNRCGRRSFHVQKKTCASCGYPAAKTRSYNWGAKAKRRTTTGTGRMRYLKHVARRFKNGFQTGAPKAASA, from the exons ATGGGTA AGGGTACTCCTTCATTCGGTAAGCGTCACAACAAATCTCATACTTTATGTAACAGATGTGGTCGTCGTTCCTTCCATGTTCAAAAGAAGACTTGTGCCTCCTGTGGTTATCCAGCTGCTAAGACTAGATCTTACAACTGGGGTGCCAAGGCCAAGAGAAGAACTACCACTGGTACCGGTAGAATGAGATACTTAAAGCACGTTGCTAGAAGATTCAAGAACGGTTTCCAAACTGGTGCTCCAAAGGCTGCTTCCGcttaa
- the SKG3 gene encoding Skg3p (similar to Saccharomyces cerevisiae SKG3 (YLR187W) and CAF120 (YNL278W); ancestral locus Anc_1.66) → MKRIFSGAKSPKLPNPSSFFQRDASESSTSSSPRKSHSRASSFAKRLTSGDSSQILPQFDVPIDEREPTELSPELVPIVTLLSSQAHRRYHKGVILLLHDLKNDGSAASRKWKEVYAVLLGTQLALWDAKELSDSGSNSENRLKDLASRPTYINFSDATLRLLNSNDDLLSGKSLENTVVVSTTLKNRYFIQFSDKRSLDDWYTAIRLSLYENISLQEAYTGAFLSSRGSNLGDIKNILAPTNKFDHEDWVSVRFGAGMPWKRCYAVVSQQNGKKSKDSFGRINFYENDNKLKKANIMASVTECKAAYAVYPSSPVLIDASTILKLQGTMSFEKDEEPQETVIFIMPEKHQGVPGYDTIIRFLIPVLNAFRLYGRPEKLIASRDHPNSLLFALPTLPHVHYLQTSDILPFVQNSSAYNWTAKEWNDNIKDFLQQKLLEGYTGCGSKAKIPSFLSSPNIPVQELFRDSNTFLSSSDSSSTVPSSSPVFLNNPPIPRNSFLDPAAGSSVSRSRTSSVKRNSASHFDMSYSNPNVPNSSNTYHTSSQMGKSDLYDQNRGFNSVDASFNDFGNVTSYKNGEPASDLHRNQAIVPKILNTYESSYEKYMGINNEEKKFQVPNIRDSVNPATDSDNNSFASADSQLFKSGNGSDLRIEDELNELANRMKGLGNESVKSDSTHRKLDVPEISETPSANKTISNLQSAANPSYTGEQDIFNSSFMEQDQMMGAENSYMTQTYNHVPTLNGSKGPTSQIKSFPHSRGIKNLKNVTALNDSSHVSPVKSVCSGIDNSEKIPDNSTFIQPRTTHPYADRIRANSGASK, encoded by the coding sequence ATGAAAAGAATCTTTTCTGGGGCGAAGTCACCAAAATTGCCAAATCCATCCAGTTTCTTCCAAAGAGATGCATCTGAATCTTCTACTTCCTCTAGTCCAAGAAAGAGCCATTCCAGGGCCTCCTCCTTTGCTAAGAGGTTGACTAGTGGCGATTCTTCGCAAATTTTGCCTCAATTTGACGTTCCAATCGATGAAAGAGAACCAACGGAATTATCACCGGAGTTAGTGCCAATTGTAACATTATTGTCATCTCAAGCGCATAGGAGGTACCACAAAGGTGTGATCTTGCTTTTACacgatttgaaaaatgatggTTCTGCAGCTAGCagaaaatggaaagaaGTTTATGCTGTATTACTAGGTACGCAGTTAGCTTTATGGGATGCTAAGGAGTTATCAGACTCAGGAAGCAATTCTGAGAACagattgaaagatttgGCTTCAAGACCAACGTATATTAATTTCTCAGATGCCACCCTAAGGTTATTAAATTCTAATGATGACCTATTAAGTGGAAAATCTTTAGAGAATACTGTTGTCGTCTCTACTACCTTGAAGAACAGGTATTTCATACAATTTAGTGACAAGCGATCTTTAGATGATTGGTATACTGCTATTAGATTGAGCTTATACGAGAATATATCTTTGCAAGAAGCCTACACAGGCGCATTCCTTTCTAGTAGAGGCTCAAATTTGGGtgatatcaaaaatatattggCGCCaactaataaatttgacCATGAAGATTGGGTTAGTGTGAGATTTGGTGCTGGTATGCCATGGAAACGTTGTTATGCAGTAGTCTCCCAACAGAATGGTAAGAAAAGTAAAGATTCCTTTGGTCGTATTAATTTTTATGAGAACGacaacaaattgaaaaaagcCAATATTATGGCCTCTGTAACTGAATGTAAAGCTGCTTATGCAGTCTACCCCTCATCTCCTGTCCTGATCGATGCATCGACTATCCTTAAGTTACAAGGTACAATGTCTTTcgaaaaagatgaagaacCACAAGAAACcgttatcttcattatGCCAGAGAAACATCAAGGTGTCCCCGGTTATGATACTATTATAAGATTTTTAATTCCAGTTCTGAACGCATTTAGACTATACGGTAGACCAGAAAAGCTGATTGCCAGTAGAGATCATCCAAACTCACTGTTATTTGCTTTGCCAACATTACCTCATGTGCACTACTTACAAACCTCCGATATTTTACCATTTGTACAGAATTCCTCAGCTTACAATTGGACGGCAAAAGAATGGAATGATAACATAAAAGATTTCTTGCAACAAAAACTGCTAGAAGGCTACACAGGTTGTGGCTCAAAAGCTAAAATTCCATCATTTTTAAGTTCCCCTAATATTCCAGTGCAGGAACTTTTCAGAGACTCTAATACTTTCCTATCATCTTCTGATTCATCTTCGACAGTTCCATCAAGTAGCCCCGTCTTTTTGAACAATCCTCCGATACCAAGAAATAGTTTCTTGGATCCAGCTGCTGGTTCTTCTGTATCTCGTTCTCGCACGTCCTCAgttaaaagaaattctgCGTCCCATTTCGATATGTCTTATTCCAACCCGAACGTTCCAAATAGCAGTAATACTTACCATACTTCCTCTCAGATGGGAAAAAGTGATCTATATGACCAAAACAGAGGTTTCAACAGTGTTGACGCTAGTTTCAACGATTTTGGAAATGTGACATCCTATAAAAATGGTGAACCAGCCTCTGACTTACATAGAAATCAAGCTATAGTACCTAAAATCCTGAATACTTATGAAAGCTCctatgaaaaatatatgggTATAAATAATGAggagaagaaatttcaagtcCCAAATATCAGGGATTCAGTGAACCCAGCCACGGATTCAGATAATAATAGTTTTGCATCCGCTGACTCACAGTTATTTAAAAGCGGAAATGGAAGTGATTTGAGAATagaagatgaattgaatgaactGGCAAACAGGATGAAAGGGCTAGGGAATGAAAGTGTGAAATCTGATTCAACTCATCGTAAACTTGATGTCCCTGAAATTAGTGAAACTCCTTCTGCTAACAAAACAATAAGCAACTTGCAAAGTGCAGCAAATCCCTCTTACACTGGAGAGcaagatatttttaattcatctttcATGGAACAAGATCAAATGATGGGGGCAGAAAATTCTTATATGACACAGACATATAACCATGTTCCTACTTTAAATGGATCCAAGGGGCCAACATCACAAATTAAAAGCTTTCCTCATTCAAGAGGGATCaagaacttgaaaaatgtgACCGCTCTCAATGATTCGAGTCATGTTTCTCCTGTCAAATCGGTTTGCAGTGGTATAGACAACTCCGAGAAAATTCCAGATAATTCTACTTTTATTCAGCCTAGAACAACGCATCCATATGCTGATAGAATTAGAGCAAACTCTGGTGCTAGTAAGTGA